Proteins co-encoded in one Gopherus evgoodei ecotype Sinaloan lineage chromosome 4, rGopEvg1_v1.p, whole genome shotgun sequence genomic window:
- the RD3L gene encoding protein RD3-like → MPLFGWMKWSKNESYKSAQYPGSEVVTKTLLRELKWHLKERERLVQEIENEQKVQKNGVDYNWLKNYQNPQATIPATEQRQLEVLCSQIQPCQTGTVLSRFREVLAENDVLPWEIVYIFKQVLKDFLTTIEKENQQDQLVDVWNTNCSEHFTVPGDSSNKSDKDEIPTVSSYVDKNTQSMFPTFTHRIWNLPYYYPSS, encoded by the exons ATGCCGCTTTTTGGTTGGATGAAATGGTCAAAAAATGAGTCCTACAAATCTGCACAATATCCTGGCTCAGAAGTAGTGACCAAGACCTTGCTGAGGGAATTGAAATGGCACCTGAAAGAGCGTGAAAGATTAGTACAAGAGATTGAAAATGAACAAAAAGTCCAGAAAAATGGTGTGGATTACAACTGGTTGAAGAACTACCAAAATCCGCAAGCCACAATCCCAGCTACTGAACAAAGGCAGCTTGAAGTCCTTTGTTCACAAATTCAACCTTGCCAAACTGGAACTGTTCTTAGCAG ATTTCGTGAAGTTTTGGCAGAAAATGATGTCTTACCTTGGGAAATAGTCTACATATTCAAGCaagttttaaaagattttctAACTACTATTGAGAAGGAAAACCAACAAGACCAGCTGGTAGATGTATGGAATACAAATTGCTCTGAACACTTCACAGTGCCTGGTGACAGCTCTAACAAATCAGACAAAGATGAAATTCCCACAGTTTCAAGTTACGTTGACAAAAatacacagagcatgtttcccactTTTACTCACCGAATCTGGAATCTTCCATATTACTATCCATCAAGTTAA